A window from Streptomyces sp. NBC_00271 encodes these proteins:
- a CDS encoding Lrp/AsnC family transcriptional regulator, with amino-acid sequence MAPEQMAEPPEAGPVPPPARPLDAIDQDILQMLQADGRASIRSVAERVHVSRANAYARINRLIEDGVIRGFGARVDHERAGQGTSAYITLKIVQNSWRTVREQLRVLPGASHIALVGGDFDVLLLVHTPDNRALRELVLTRLQAIPEVLSTRTLLVFEEEDLEPEG; translated from the coding sequence ATGGCACCTGAACAAATGGCCGAGCCGCCGGAGGCCGGCCCCGTCCCGCCGCCCGCCCGTCCGCTCGACGCCATCGATCAGGACATCCTGCAGATGCTCCAGGCGGACGGCCGCGCCTCGATACGCTCCGTGGCCGAACGGGTCCATGTGTCCCGCGCCAACGCCTACGCGCGGATCAACCGGCTCATCGAGGACGGTGTGATCCGCGGCTTCGGGGCGCGCGTCGACCACGAACGCGCCGGGCAGGGCACGTCCGCGTACATCACCCTCAAGATCGTGCAGAACTCCTGGCGCACGGTCCGTGAGCAGCTCAGGGTGCTGCCCGGCGCCTCCCACATCGCCCTGGTGGGCGGCGACTTCGATGTCCTGCTCCTGGTGCACACGCCCGACAACCGAGCCCTCCGCGAACTGGTCCTCACCCGCCTCCAGGCCATCCCCGAGGTCCTCAGCACCCGCACACTCCTGGTCTTCGAGGAGGAGGACCTGGAGCCGGAGGGGTGA
- a CDS encoding alpha-ketoacid dehydrogenase subunit beta, whose protein sequence is MTTVALKPATMAQALTRALRDAMAADPTVHVMGEDVGTLGGVFRVTDGLAKEFGEDRCTDTPLAEAGILGTAVGMAMYGLRPVVEMQFDAFAYPAFEQLISHVARMRNRTRGAMPLPITIRVPYGGGIGGVEHHSDSSEAYYMATPGLHVVTPATVADAYGLLRAAIASDDPVVFLEPKRLYWSKDSWNPDEPTAVDPIGRAVVRRPGHSATLITYGPSVPVCLEAAEAARAEGWDLEVVDLRSLVPFDDETVAASVRRTGRAVVVHEAGGYGGPGGEIAARVTERCFHHLEAPVLRVAGFDIPYPPPMLERHHLPGVDRILDAVGRLQWEADS, encoded by the coding sequence ATGACCACCGTCGCGCTCAAACCCGCCACCATGGCGCAGGCCCTGACCCGCGCGCTCCGTGACGCCATGGCCGCCGACCCGACCGTCCATGTCATGGGCGAGGACGTCGGCACCCTGGGCGGCGTCTTCCGCGTCACCGACGGGCTCGCCAAGGAGTTCGGCGAGGACCGCTGCACGGACACCCCGCTCGCCGAGGCGGGCATCCTGGGGACGGCCGTCGGCATGGCCATGTATGGGCTCAGGCCGGTCGTCGAGATGCAGTTCGACGCGTTCGCCTACCCCGCGTTCGAGCAGCTGATCTCGCACGTGGCGCGGATGCGCAACCGCACCCGCGGCGCGATGCCGCTCCCGATCACCATCCGGGTCCCGTACGGCGGCGGCATCGGCGGAGTCGAGCACCACAGCGACTCCTCCGAGGCGTACTACATGGCGACTCCGGGACTCCATGTCGTCACGCCCGCGACCGTCGCCGACGCCTATGGGCTGCTGCGCGCCGCCATCGCCTCCGACGACCCGGTCGTCTTCCTGGAGCCCAAGCGCCTGTACTGGTCGAAGGACTCCTGGAACCCCGACGAGCCGACGGCCGTCGACCCGATAGGCCGCGCGGTGGTGCGGCGCCCGGGCCACAGCGCCACGCTCATCACGTACGGGCCGTCCGTGCCCGTCTGCCTGGAGGCGGCCGAGGCGGCGCGGGCCGAGGGTTGGGACCTCGAGGTCGTCGACCTGCGCTCGCTCGTGCCCTTCGACGACGAGACCGTGGCGGCATCGGTGCGGCGGACCGGACGCGCGGTCGTCGTGCACGAGGCCGGTGGTTACGGCGGCCCGGGCGGCGAGATCGCGGCCCGCGTCACCGAGCGCTGCTTCCACCACCTGGAGGCGCCGGTGCTGCGCGTCGCCGGATTCGACATCCCGTACCCGCCGCCGATGCTGGAGCGGCACCACCTGCCCGGCGTCGACCGGATCCTGGACGCCGTGGGGCGCCTGCAATGGGAGGCGGACAGCTGA
- a CDS encoding TetR/AcrR family transcriptional regulator: MTTAKRDTYTPESLLSVAVQVFNERGYDGTSMEHLSKAAGISKSSIYHHVTGKEELLRRAVSRALDGLFAILDEEHARVGRAVERLEYVVRRMVEVLTAELPYVTLLLRVRGNTGTERWALERRREFDHQVAELLKAAAADGDVRGDIEVRLATRLVFGMINSLVEWYRPDSRGMGEREVADAVAQLVFSGLREER; this comes from the coding sequence ATGACCACCGCCAAGCGCGACACGTACACCCCCGAGAGCCTGCTCTCCGTCGCCGTCCAGGTCTTCAACGAGCGTGGCTACGACGGTACCTCCATGGAGCACCTCTCCAAGGCGGCGGGCATCTCCAAGTCGTCGATATACCACCACGTCACGGGCAAGGAGGAGCTGCTGCGCCGCGCCGTCAGCCGGGCCCTGGACGGCCTCTTCGCCATCCTCGACGAGGAGCACGCGCGCGTGGGGCGTGCGGTGGAGCGCCTGGAGTACGTCGTCCGGCGCATGGTCGAGGTACTCACCGCGGAACTCCCGTACGTGACCCTGTTGCTGCGCGTGCGCGGCAACACGGGCACCGAGCGCTGGGCCCTGGAGCGGCGCCGCGAGTTCGACCACCAGGTGGCCGAACTCCTGAAGGCGGCGGCCGCCGACGGCGACGTACGCGGTGACATCGAGGTCCGCCTCGCGACCCGCCTGGTCTTCGGAATGATCAACTCGCTCGTCGAGTGGTACCGCCCCGACAGCCGGGGAATGGGCGAACGCGAGGTCGCCGACGCGGTGGCGCAACTGGTCTTCAGCGGCCTCAGAGAGGAACGCTGA
- a CDS encoding NTP transferase domain-containing protein encodes MTAYEPPGTPGPAAPYDAVVLAGGAARRLGGADKPGLRVGGRPLLDRVLAACATATTTVVVAAPRETARPVEWAREEPPGGGPLAALDAGLRHISAEHVVVLSADLPFLDQVTVRRLLDALRTGDAPQGPARPDGVLLTDPDGRDQPLVAAYRADALRRELAALAVAHGGVTGLPLRRLTAALDLTRISDPVASFDCDTWDDIAAARARIREHGNVLDEWISAVKDELGIDLDVDTGGLLDVARDAAHGVARPAAPLTTFLVGYAAAQAGGGPEAVAEASRKATALALRWAAEDTPDAKPASDAKPTAEAKPTPDAG; translated from the coding sequence ATGACCGCGTACGAGCCACCGGGCACCCCCGGCCCCGCCGCCCCGTACGACGCCGTCGTCCTCGCGGGCGGCGCCGCCCGCCGGCTCGGCGGAGCGGACAAGCCCGGTCTGCGCGTGGGCGGGCGCCCGCTGCTCGACCGGGTGCTCGCCGCCTGCGCCACCGCCACCACCACGGTGGTCGTCGCCGCGCCGAGGGAGACCGCGCGCCCCGTGGAGTGGGCGCGCGAGGAGCCGCCCGGCGGGGGGCCGCTCGCCGCGCTCGACGCCGGCCTGCGGCACATTTCGGCGGAACACGTCGTGGTGCTCTCCGCCGACCTGCCGTTCCTGGATCAGGTGACGGTACGGCGCCTGCTGGACGCCCTGCGGACGGGCGACGCCCCCCAGGGTCCGGCGCGACCCGACGGCGTGCTGCTCACCGACCCCGACGGCCGCGACCAGCCGCTCGTGGCCGCCTACCGCGCGGACGCCCTGCGCCGGGAGCTGGCCGCGCTCGCCGTCGCCCACGGTGGAGTCACCGGGCTGCCGCTGCGGCGGCTCACCGCCGCGCTCGACCTCACCCGCATCTCCGACCCCGTCGCGTCCTTCGACTGCGACACCTGGGACGACATCGCCGCCGCCCGGGCCCGCATCAGGGAGCATGGGAACGTGTTGGATGAATGGATTTCCGCAGTCAAGGACGAGCTGGGCATCGACCTGGACGTCGACACCGGTGGCCTGCTCGACGTGGCCCGCGACGCCGCGCACGGTGTGGCCCGGCCCGCGGCGCCGCTGACCACGTTCCTCGTGGGGTACGCCGCCGCACAGGCCGGGGGCGGCCCCGAGGCCGTCGCGGAGGCGTCCCGCAAGGCCACGGCGCTCGCGCTCCGCTGGGCGGCCGAGGACACCCCCGACGCCAAGCCGGCCTCGGACGCCAAGCCGACCGCCGAAGCCAAGCCGACCCCCGACGCCGGATGA
- the pdhA gene encoding pyruvate dehydrogenase (acetyl-transferring) E1 component subunit alpha: MTVMEQRGAYRPTPPPAWQPRTDPAPLLPDALPHRVLGTEAAAQVDPGLLRRLYAELVRGRRYNAQATALTKQGRLAVYPSSTGQEACEVAAALVLEERDWLFPSYRDTLAAVARGLDPVQALTLLRGDWHTGYDPHEHRIAPLCTPLATQLPHAVGLAHAARLKSDDVVALALVGDGGTSEGDFHEALNFAAVWQAPVVFLVQNNGFAISVPLAKQTAAPSLAHKAVGYGMPGRLVDGNDAAAVHEVLSDAVRHARAGGGPTLVEAVTYRMEAHTNADDATRYRGDSEVETWRAHDPIALLEHELTERGLLDDDGIREAREAAEIMAADLRARMNQDPVLDPMDLFAHVYAEPTPQLREQEALLRAELAAEAESEGTAR, translated from the coding sequence ATGACGGTCATGGAGCAGCGAGGCGCTTACCGGCCCACGCCGCCGCCCGCCTGGCAGCCCCGCACCGACCCCGCGCCGCTGCTGCCCGACGCGCTGCCCCACCGCGTCCTCGGCACCGAAGCCGCCGCGCAGGTCGACCCGGGCCTGCTGCGCCGTCTGTACGCGGAGCTGGTCCGCGGTCGTCGCTACAACGCGCAGGCCACCGCCCTCACCAAGCAGGGCCGCCTCGCCGTCTACCCGTCCAGCACCGGCCAGGAGGCCTGCGAGGTCGCCGCCGCACTCGTCCTCGAGGAGCGCGACTGGCTCTTCCCGAGCTACCGCGACACCCTCGCCGCCGTCGCCCGCGGCCTCGACCCCGTCCAGGCCCTCACCCTCCTGCGCGGCGACTGGCACACCGGCTACGACCCCCACGAGCACCGCATCGCACCCCTGTGCACCCCCCTCGCCACCCAGCTCCCGCACGCCGTGGGCCTCGCGCACGCCGCCCGCCTCAAGAGCGACGACGTGGTCGCGCTCGCCCTGGTCGGCGACGGCGGCACCAGCGAGGGCGACTTCCACGAGGCGCTGAACTTCGCGGCGGTCTGGCAGGCCCCGGTCGTCTTCCTCGTCCAGAACAACGGCTTCGCCATCTCCGTCCCGCTCGCCAAGCAGACCGCCGCCCCCTCCCTGGCCCACAAGGCCGTGGGCTACGGAATGCCCGGCCGGCTGGTCGACGGCAACGACGCGGCGGCCGTGCACGAGGTCCTGAGCGACGCCGTGCGCCACGCGCGCGCGGGGGGCGGCCCGACGCTGGTCGAGGCCGTGACGTACCGCATGGAAGCCCACACGAACGCCGACGACGCCACCCGCTACCGCGGAGACTCCGAGGTCGAGACCTGGCGGGCGCACGACCCGATCGCCCTCCTGGAGCACGAGTTGACCGAGCGCGGCCTGCTCGACGACGACGGCATACGGGAGGCCCGCGAGGCCGCCGAGATCATGGCCGCCGACCTGCGCGCCCGCATGAACCAGGACCCGGTGCTCGACCCCATGGACCTCTTCGCCCACGTGTACGCCGAGCCCACACCACAACTGCGCGAGCAAGAGGCGCTGTTGCGCGCCGAGCTCGCGGCCGAAGCCGAGTCGGAGGGTACGGCCCGATGA
- a CDS encoding dihydrolipoamide acetyltransferase family protein, producing MAQVLEFKLPDLGEGLTEAEIVRWLVEVGDVVAVDQPVVEVETAKAMVEVPCPYGGVVTARFGEEGTELPVGSPLLTVAVGAPTSGEETEGSGNVLVGYGTGAPPARRRRVRPTTGAATPPGAHTRTRPAHQPAADGHPGAPAREPGPARDHIAAAARADGPVPVISPLVRRLARENGLDLRTLVGSGPDGLILRSDVEHALRSAGTPVRQPEIPLAPHTPEPTPAAPASATGGTRIPLRGIRGTVAEKLSRSRREIPDATCWVDADATELLHARRAMNATGGPKISLLALLARICTAALARYPELNSTVDTEAREIVRLDHIHLGFAAQTERGLVVPVVRDAHTRDAESLSAEFARLTEAARTGTLTPADLTGGTFTLNNYGVFGVDGSTPIINHPEAAMLGVGRIVPKPWVYEGELAVRQVVQLSLTFDHRVCDGGTAGGFLRHVADCVEQPAVLLRSL from the coding sequence ATGGCCCAGGTGCTCGAGTTCAAGCTCCCCGACCTCGGTGAGGGTCTCACCGAGGCGGAGATCGTCCGCTGGCTGGTGGAGGTCGGCGATGTCGTCGCCGTCGACCAGCCCGTCGTCGAGGTCGAGACGGCCAAGGCGATGGTCGAGGTCCCCTGCCCCTACGGAGGCGTGGTCACCGCACGCTTCGGCGAGGAGGGCACGGAACTGCCCGTGGGATCCCCCCTGTTGACCGTCGCGGTCGGCGCGCCGACCTCCGGCGAAGAGACCGAGGGCTCCGGCAACGTGCTGGTGGGGTACGGCACCGGGGCGCCGCCGGCGCGCCGCAGAAGGGTACGGCCGACCACCGGGGCAGCCACACCGCCCGGGGCGCACACACGGACCCGGCCCGCGCACCAACCCGCCGCCGACGGCCACCCGGGCGCCCCGGCGCGCGAACCCGGACCGGCCCGCGACCACATCGCGGCGGCGGCACGCGCCGACGGCCCCGTACCGGTGATCTCCCCGCTCGTCCGCAGGCTCGCCCGGGAGAACGGCCTGGACCTGCGGACCCTGGTGGGCTCCGGCCCCGACGGGCTGATCCTGCGGTCGGACGTGGAGCACGCGTTGCGCTCGGCCGGCACCCCGGTCCGGCAGCCGGAAATTCCGCTCGCCCCGCACACCCCCGAACCCACCCCCGCGGCCCCCGCATCTGCCACGGGCGGCACCCGTATCCCCCTCCGCGGCATCCGCGGCACGGTCGCCGAAAAACTCTCCCGCAGCCGTCGCGAGATCCCCGACGCGACCTGCTGGGTGGACGCCGACGCGACGGAACTCCTGCACGCGCGCCGGGCGATGAACGCCACCGGCGGTCCCAAGATCTCCCTGCTGGCGCTGCTCGCCCGCATCTGCACCGCCGCACTGGCCCGCTACCCGGAACTCAACTCCACGGTCGACACGGAAGCCCGCGAGATCGTCCGCCTCGACCACATCCACCTGGGCTTCGCGGCGCAGACCGAGCGCGGTCTCGTCGTCCCCGTCGTCCGGGACGCCCACACGCGCGACGCGGAATCGCTGAGCGCGGAGTTCGCCCGGCTGACCGAGGCCGCACGCACCGGCACGCTGACACCCGCGGACCTCACGGGCGGCACCTTCACGTTGAACAACTACGGAGTGTTCGGCGTCGACGGCTCCACACCGATCATCAACCACCCCGAGGCCGCCATGCTCGGCGTCGGCCGGATCGTCCCCAAGCCCTGGGTGTACGAGGGCGAGCTGGCCGTGCGCCAGGTCGTCCAGCTCTCGCTCACCTTCGACCACCGGGTGTGCGACGGCGGCACGGCGGGCGGCTTCCTGCGCCATGTCGCGGACTGCGTCGAACAGCCGGCGGTGCTCCTGCGTTCCCTGTGA